Proteins encoded together in one Pseudoroseomonas cervicalis window:
- a CDS encoding terminase large subunit, giving the protein MLSITEGAKAGKPFDLLPWHLFTVGNLFGWRRPDGLRRYRTAWLETGKGQAKSPLMAGVGLYIMGFCGIQRAEVYAIAGSKDQANVLFKDGVAMCRAPIPGDEDSASLEEKGAVVIRGTGDMAWKIEHPDSGSKFQSLADGETVSGPRPAAVLADEIHEFKSAAAIDLWQAAITKMSGDPLMMLGTNTPAADQHVGTEQSEYYQNVARGVFKDDTSFAFVARTDPGDNPLDDESCWPKSLPALGITYPVENVRSEVNKARGLASKALTVKRLFFGIPVGSSAYWIDEDLWDSALGEVLEADLRDCPCWLGIDPSQRNDLTALAAVWRKAGRYAAKVFYWKPREGLADAEVRDKAPYTQWAEQRLLNAIPGRGIKMGFIVSEVARLVAENQVEAMAFDLAHFSGFREAAELGGLATWEYQGPEEPAGSGLKMIRHAQGAKGLHSEKQLWMPRSVQALEDMIRNGEITIDDSPVTRWCSGNAMLNSDGQGNRFFDKKRSLGRIDGMTALAMAVGASTTAAQATALSFWETM; this is encoded by the coding sequence GTGCTGAGCATCACGGAGGGCGCAAAGGCAGGGAAGCCCTTCGACCTACTGCCCTGGCACCTCTTCACCGTCGGCAATCTGTTCGGATGGCGGCGTCCTGATGGTCTCCGACGCTACCGCACCGCCTGGCTAGAGACGGGCAAGGGGCAGGCGAAAAGCCCACTGATGGCGGGGGTTGGCCTGTACATCATGGGGTTCTGCGGCATCCAACGCGCCGAAGTCTACGCGATCGCAGGAAGCAAGGACCAGGCGAACGTCCTATTCAAGGACGGGGTCGCCATGTGTCGCGCGCCGATTCCGGGCGATGAGGATAGCGCCTCCCTGGAGGAGAAGGGTGCGGTCGTCATCCGCGGTACGGGTGACATGGCCTGGAAGATCGAGCACCCGGATAGCGGGTCGAAGTTCCAGAGCTTGGCCGACGGAGAGACGGTGTCCGGTCCGCGCCCGGCCGCCGTGCTGGCGGATGAAATCCACGAGTTCAAGTCGGCCGCGGCTATCGATCTATGGCAGGCCGCCATCACCAAAATGAGCGGCGACCCGCTGATGATGCTCGGGACGAATACCCCAGCAGCGGACCAGCACGTCGGAACAGAGCAATCGGAATACTACCAGAACGTGGCGCGCGGCGTTTTCAAGGATGACACGTCTTTCGCTTTCGTCGCCCGCACGGACCCTGGCGACAATCCTCTCGACGATGAGTCCTGCTGGCCGAAGTCGCTGCCGGCCCTCGGAATTACCTATCCGGTCGAGAATGTTCGATCCGAGGTGAACAAGGCCCGCGGCCTCGCCAGCAAGGCGCTCACTGTAAAGCGCTTGTTCTTTGGCATCCCGGTGGGATCCTCGGCCTACTGGATCGATGAGGACCTGTGGGACAGCGCCCTTGGCGAGGTGCTCGAGGCGGATCTGCGCGACTGCCCTTGCTGGCTGGGCATCGACCCTTCGCAGCGGAATGACCTGACCGCCCTGGCTGCCGTGTGGCGGAAGGCGGGGCGCTACGCTGCCAAGGTGTTCTACTGGAAGCCGCGAGAAGGCCTTGCGGACGCGGAGGTGCGCGATAAGGCGCCGTACACGCAATGGGCCGAGCAACGGCTGCTGAATGCGATCCCCGGACGGGGGATCAAGATGGGCTTCATCGTGTCGGAGGTCGCCCGCCTCGTGGCGGAGAATCAGGTGGAGGCGATGGCCTTCGACCTGGCGCACTTCTCGGGCTTCCGTGAAGCGGCTGAGCTCGGCGGGCTGGCGACCTGGGAATATCAGGGCCCAGAAGAGCCGGCCGGCTCTGGACTGAAGATGATCCGGCACGCGCAGGGCGCCAAAGGCCTGCACTCGGAAAAGCAGCTCTGGATGCCGCGGTCGGTGCAGGCGCTCGAGGACATGATCCGCAATGGTGAGATCACGATCGACGACAGCCCTGTCACCCGGTGGTGCTCCGGCAATGCCATGCTGAACTCTGATGGCCAAGGCAATCGGTTCTTCGACAAGAAGCGAAGTCTGGGTCGCATCGATGGAATGACGGCGCTTGCCATGGCGGTGGGCGCGTCCACGACAGCCGCGCAGGCAACGGCGCTTTCGTTCTGGGAAACAATGTGA
- a CDS encoding HK97 family phage prohead protease, translated as MHQAAERRRSAAGLELRSDFPARKTLDFGLEIKEVAPDGSFSGYGSVFNHLDTYSDRVEPGAFRSTLAEHRAAGTMPALLWQHDQRQPIGVYTDMREDERGLWVEGRLALKTRQGAEAHELLQMKALSGLSIGFVTVRSERDEKSGIRTVKQADLWEVSLVTFPANGAARVAQVRAADRIRQPKEFEAFLRDEGGFSHSRARAIASVGFKAAMDLRDEEAGGVSELMDSLRALQGSFSTT; from the coding sequence ATGCACCAGGCGGCAGAGCGCCGGCGGAGCGCCGCCGGGCTGGAGCTTCGGAGCGATTTCCCGGCCCGGAAGACCCTGGATTTCGGGCTGGAGATCAAGGAGGTGGCGCCCGATGGCTCCTTCTCCGGCTATGGCAGCGTCTTTAACCACCTCGACACCTATTCCGACCGGGTGGAGCCGGGAGCCTTCCGCTCCACGCTGGCCGAGCACCGCGCCGCCGGCACCATGCCTGCGCTGCTCTGGCAGCACGACCAGCGGCAGCCGATCGGTGTCTACACGGACATGCGTGAGGATGAACGCGGCCTGTGGGTGGAGGGCCGGCTGGCCCTGAAGACGCGCCAGGGCGCCGAGGCCCACGAGCTGCTGCAGATGAAGGCGCTCTCCGGCCTGTCGATCGGCTTCGTCACGGTGCGCTCCGAGCGCGACGAGAAGAGCGGCATCCGCACCGTGAAGCAGGCGGACCTCTGGGAGGTCAGTCTTGTCACCTTCCCGGCCAATGGAGCGGCGCGGGTGGCGCAGGTGCGCGCCGCCGACCGCATTCGCCAACCCAAGGAATTCGAGGCCTTCCTTCGTGACGAAGGCGGGTTCTCCCACAGCCGCGCGCGCGCCATCGCGAGCGTTGGCTTCAAGGCTGCCATGGATCTTCGCGATGAAGAGGCGGGCGGCGTGTCGGAGCTGATGGACAGCCTGCGGGCGCTCCAGGGCTCTTTTTCGACCACCTGA
- a CDS encoding toprim domain-containing protein gives MARRIDGRNFIVGDDLADIFAEAGISPGRARLSPGRNVKVRCPACQARDEDSLSVKIDADGQGAAWHCFRGTCGGSWIVPGSGRVEGADQHRRDAISSLPERRLVVSPVPDSPDDQKRPGGLLRLFQQRGISEETLGAFGVYGTSREWPMLDEAGKPVKDGAGKVLWGPAPTIVFPYLLGGELVNRKFRSDRKQFAQDRDALRSLYNVDAVESPDMLLWVEGEMDVLACWEAGLRQVVSLPDGAPSKLLEEDDPRRQDDARFEALQTCADQLAGIERIYIGTDMDVPGNYLAEELARRLGRIRCWRVTWPEGCKDANETLVKLGPEAVQRAVAEAQPMPLAGIFDMPPGTLREFLHSGKGEAGLGSGIATLDEIAKLPQGSGWLTVLTGVPSHGKSSFLRTWLTFIAMKHRIGIVWCSPEDNRPETLALRLCSVILKQPMKSAGAYVPSDMLARAEDFIREHVTFLWSNDPDVEMSLDWVLKRAEEAKKRHKRNLLVLDPWNEFEHQFTRHETETQYTGRWLRKLKAWGRAEGMGILIAAHPTKMLKDPKKGYPVADGYDINGGANWFNKADLGLTVYRREEGFPEIHCWKARFEAFGKRHEHARLVLDPRSGRLASPGRADSITDPMGGYA, from the coding sequence ATGGCTCGCCGCATTGACGGGCGGAACTTCATCGTTGGTGATGATCTGGCCGACATCTTCGCGGAGGCTGGCATCTCGCCCGGCCGCGCCCGCCTGAGCCCCGGCAGGAACGTCAAGGTCCGGTGCCCGGCCTGCCAAGCCCGGGACGAGGACAGCCTGTCTGTGAAGATCGACGCCGACGGGCAGGGGGCCGCCTGGCATTGCTTCCGGGGAACGTGCGGGGGTTCCTGGATCGTCCCAGGCTCTGGTCGGGTCGAGGGGGCCGACCAGCACCGCCGGGACGCGATTTCTAGCCTGCCTGAGCGCCGTTTGGTGGTGTCCCCGGTACCTGACAGCCCGGACGATCAAAAACGCCCTGGCGGCCTTCTGCGGCTCTTTCAGCAGCGTGGCATCTCCGAAGAGACTCTCGGCGCCTTCGGCGTCTATGGGACCTCGCGAGAGTGGCCGATGCTGGACGAAGCCGGCAAGCCCGTGAAGGACGGTGCGGGCAAGGTGCTGTGGGGGCCGGCGCCGACGATCGTCTTCCCCTACCTTCTGGGCGGGGAACTGGTGAACCGCAAGTTCCGCTCCGACCGGAAGCAGTTCGCCCAGGATAGGGACGCGCTCCGTAGCCTGTACAACGTCGACGCCGTGGAAAGCCCGGACATGCTGCTCTGGGTGGAAGGCGAGATGGATGTTCTCGCCTGCTGGGAGGCTGGGCTGCGGCAGGTGGTCAGCCTTCCCGACGGGGCACCCTCCAAGCTGCTCGAAGAGGACGACCCCAGGCGCCAGGACGATGCCCGCTTCGAGGCGCTGCAGACCTGCGCCGACCAGCTCGCGGGGATCGAGCGGATCTATATCGGCACGGATATGGATGTGCCGGGCAACTACCTGGCGGAGGAGCTGGCGCGCCGGCTCGGGCGAATCCGCTGCTGGCGAGTGACCTGGCCAGAGGGATGCAAGGACGCCAACGAGACCCTGGTGAAGCTTGGGCCTGAGGCAGTGCAAAGGGCGGTGGCAGAGGCGCAGCCCATGCCGCTCGCCGGCATCTTCGACATGCCGCCGGGCACGCTTCGGGAGTTTCTGCACAGCGGGAAGGGTGAGGCGGGTCTCGGAAGCGGGATCGCAACCCTCGACGAAATCGCGAAGCTGCCCCAGGGCAGCGGTTGGCTGACCGTGCTCACTGGGGTCCCGAGCCATGGCAAGTCCAGCTTCCTGCGCACCTGGCTGACCTTCATCGCCATGAAGCATCGCATCGGCATCGTCTGGTGCAGCCCCGAGGACAACCGGCCCGAGACCCTGGCGCTCCGGCTGTGCTCGGTGATCCTGAAGCAGCCCATGAAGTCGGCCGGCGCCTATGTGCCGAGCGACATGCTGGCCAGGGCCGAGGACTTCATCCGCGAGCATGTGACCTTCCTCTGGTCCAACGACCCCGATGTCGAAATGTCCCTCGACTGGGTGCTGAAGCGGGCTGAGGAGGCGAAGAAGCGCCACAAGCGGAACCTGCTCGTCCTCGACCCCTGGAACGAGTTCGAGCATCAGTTCACCCGGCACGAGACCGAGACCCAGTACACGGGCCGTTGGCTGCGCAAGCTGAAGGCATGGGGCCGTGCCGAGGGCATGGGCATCCTGATCGCCGCCCACCCCACGAAGATGCTCAAGGATCCCAAAAAGGGCTACCCGGTCGCCGACGGCTACGACATCAATGGCGGCGCCAACTGGTTCAACAAGGCCGACCTCGGCCTCACGGTCTACCGACGGGAAGAAGGCTTCCCCGAGATCCACTGCTGGAAGGCCCGCTTCGAGGCTTTCGGCAAGCGCCACGAACATGCTCGCCTGGTTCTGGACCCGCGGAGCGGCCGGCTGGCCAGCCCGGGGCGAGCGGACTCCATCACCGACCCCATGGGAGGCTACGCATGA
- a CDS encoding P27 family phage terminase small subunit, translating to MALGVIAGPGMDIEEPLWELLIPDRPDGLSAPLREVAHREWVRVTAELRETQTLAAVNRHAVQRLVLAYVRYDAAAAMVMRDGAVVESPRTKVPQLNLWQVEMRQADSDATGAEMELCLSPRRRSAAGKVQRKVKRATAADTYLRGAGG from the coding sequence ATGGCCCTCGGAGTGATTGCCGGGCCGGGAATGGACATCGAAGAGCCCCTCTGGGAGCTCCTGATCCCCGATCGGCCGGACGGATTGTCGGCTCCACTGCGCGAGGTGGCACATCGGGAGTGGGTTCGGGTCACCGCTGAGTTGCGGGAGACGCAGACCCTCGCCGCCGTGAACCGCCACGCCGTGCAGCGCCTGGTCCTCGCTTATGTCCGGTACGACGCCGCGGCGGCGATGGTCATGCGTGACGGCGCAGTGGTGGAAAGCCCGAGAACAAAGGTGCCCCAGCTGAACCTGTGGCAGGTCGAGATGAGGCAGGCGGATTCCGATGCCACGGGCGCGGAAATGGAGCTCTGCCTGAGCCCTCGCCGTCGCAGCGCAGCAGGCAAGGTGCAGCGGAAGGTCAAACGTGCCACGGCAGCGGACACCTACCTCAGGGGAGCGGGCGGCTGA
- a CDS encoding phage major capsid protein, whose amino-acid sequence MTRTDLMGGTALHGRAPTLERRDGGGTASFEEVRRLIEGVNRGFEEFKATNDRRLKEIESRGNADPVTSDKLGKLDEQLNKLSNELLELGKKANRIGGPGGGDHKPGDGPEHREHRAAFDTWARRGEGNEREINGLAQKAMSTLVPADGGYLVPEIVDRNILNLLRDENPMRQLANQITVSSPDYKRLVNLHGAGTGWVGETDARPATNTPQLAEIGAFMGEIYANPQVTQTLLDDSVVDLEAWLAGELAQEFGLAEGQAFISGDGVKKPKGFLAYPTAATKDGTRPLGTFQHIVTGAAAAFPASNPSDLLVSLIYMLKSGYRTNARWYLNSAVLATVRTWKDGQGNYLWQPNAAAGQPGTLLGFPIADMEQMPDVAAGSYPIAFGDMRRAYTIVDRIGTRTLRDPYTNKPYVGFYTTKRVGGMAVDTQALKFIKVAAS is encoded by the coding sequence ATGACCCGAACCGACCTCATGGGCGGCACCGCCCTGCACGGCCGCGCGCCCACGCTGGAGCGCCGCGACGGCGGCGGCACCGCCAGCTTCGAGGAAGTCCGCCGCCTGATCGAGGGCGTCAACCGCGGCTTCGAGGAGTTCAAGGCGACGAACGATCGTCGCCTGAAGGAGATCGAGAGCCGCGGCAACGCCGACCCGGTCACCAGCGACAAGCTGGGCAAGCTGGATGAGCAGCTGAACAAGCTGTCGAACGAGCTGCTCGAGCTCGGCAAGAAGGCGAACCGCATCGGTGGGCCGGGCGGCGGCGATCACAAGCCCGGCGACGGTCCCGAGCATCGCGAGCACCGCGCGGCCTTCGACACCTGGGCGCGCCGCGGCGAGGGCAATGAGCGCGAGATCAACGGCCTCGCCCAGAAGGCCATGTCGACGCTGGTGCCGGCCGATGGCGGCTACCTGGTCCCGGAGATCGTCGACCGCAACATCCTGAACCTGCTGCGCGACGAGAATCCGATGCGGCAGCTGGCCAACCAGATCACGGTCTCCTCGCCCGATTACAAGCGGCTGGTGAATCTGCATGGCGCCGGTACCGGCTGGGTCGGCGAGACCGATGCCCGCCCCGCCACGAACACGCCGCAACTGGCCGAGATCGGCGCCTTCATGGGCGAAATCTATGCCAACCCGCAGGTGACCCAGACCCTGCTGGATGATTCGGTGGTGGATCTGGAGGCCTGGCTGGCAGGCGAGCTGGCGCAGGAATTCGGGCTGGCCGAGGGGCAGGCCTTCATCTCCGGCGATGGCGTGAAGAAGCCGAAGGGCTTCCTCGCCTATCCGACCGCTGCGACGAAAGACGGCACCCGGCCGCTGGGCACCTTCCAGCACATCGTCACCGGCGCCGCGGCGGCCTTCCCGGCCTCCAACCCGAGCGACCTGCTGGTCAGCCTGATCTACATGCTGAAGTCGGGCTATCGCACCAATGCGCGCTGGTACCTGAACAGCGCCGTGCTGGCGACCGTCCGCACCTGGAAGGATGGCCAGGGCAACTACCTCTGGCAGCCGAATGCGGCGGCGGGGCAGCCGGGCACGCTGCTGGGCTTCCCGATCGCCGACATGGAGCAGATGCCGGACGTGGCCGCGGGTTCCTATCCCATCGCCTTCGGTGACATGCGCCGGGCCTACACGATCGTGGATCGGATCGGCACCCGCACCCTGCGCGACCCCTACACCAACAAGCCCTATGTCGGCTTCTACACGACCAAGCGCGTCGGCGGCATGGCCGTGGACACTCAGGCGCTGAAGTTCATCAAGGTCGCCGCGTCCTGA
- a CDS encoding phage portal protein produces the protein MGFWSRLIGREERAASFSDTLDLLRGILAGGRSTKSGSTVNVTTALQVTTVLAGARVLAEDVSGLPLKVVRQTDDRRTYLSEDPLQQLLDFPNEWQTGREFREQMMLHAVLCGNGIAWKNIVRGEVRELLPLHPGWCTTEQNQDWGIVHKVRLPDGTSLTLRPADVLHLRGPSWSGFSGLEVLNLAREAIGLAIATENAHAKLHQNGLQTTGTYSVDGALNETQFKQLRAYIEAHYAGPQNAGRPLLLDRSAKFAASSMSGVDAQHLETRKFQIEEIARALRVFPQMIGYSDKASTFASAEAFFLAHVKYSLMPWIDRWEGVIKRDLIGRDRVGVRVKHNVAALERADIKTRYAAYGQGIKDGWLLRNEARGWEDLDEIPGLSEPLQPLNMATPGSEGDQQDDALDAGGQPTKGRRPFGARAFIPNQPRGADGRWVSSGSNPRQIKRFHNRAKRSRRAGKVSVHMVGLVSSANAANVLAATGLTVVGLRRTMGSDNVLHALRQHGDRVKESRRGQVAITAADLGRVPRIVAAATRIERGKNAASGPSYVYTARLGRFEYTYVEQLRRGQGTVTFKTLWKRRI, from the coding sequence ATGGGGTTCTGGTCCCGCCTGATAGGCCGGGAGGAGCGCGCCGCGTCGTTTTCCGACACGCTCGATCTTCTTCGCGGCATCCTGGCCGGTGGCCGGTCGACCAAGAGCGGAAGCACGGTCAACGTCACAACGGCGCTGCAAGTCACCACGGTCCTGGCTGGTGCGCGCGTGCTGGCTGAGGATGTGTCTGGGCTGCCGCTGAAGGTGGTCAGGCAGACTGACGACAGGCGGACCTACCTCTCTGAGGATCCGCTGCAGCAGCTTCTGGACTTCCCGAATGAATGGCAGACCGGTCGCGAGTTCCGCGAGCAGATGATGCTGCATGCCGTGCTATGCGGGAACGGTATTGCCTGGAAGAACATCGTCCGCGGCGAGGTCCGCGAACTGCTTCCGCTTCACCCTGGCTGGTGCACCACTGAGCAGAATCAAGACTGGGGCATCGTCCACAAGGTGAGGTTGCCGGATGGGACCAGCCTCACATTGAGGCCGGCTGATGTCCTCCATCTGCGCGGGCCGAGCTGGTCGGGCTTCTCTGGTTTGGAGGTCCTTAATTTGGCGAGAGAGGCTATCGGCCTCGCGATTGCGACCGAGAACGCTCATGCCAAGCTTCATCAGAATGGCCTGCAGACGACCGGGACCTATTCCGTCGATGGCGCATTGAACGAGACGCAGTTCAAGCAACTGCGGGCATACATCGAGGCCCACTATGCCGGGCCGCAGAACGCTGGCCGACCGCTGCTCTTGGATCGATCGGCAAAGTTTGCTGCCTCATCCATGAGTGGCGTCGACGCGCAGCACCTCGAGACCCGCAAGTTCCAGATCGAAGAGATCGCGCGGGCGCTTCGGGTCTTCCCGCAGATGATCGGCTATTCCGACAAGGCCAGCACCTTCGCGTCGGCCGAAGCCTTTTTCCTGGCGCATGTGAAGTACAGCCTCATGCCCTGGATCGACCGCTGGGAAGGCGTAATCAAGCGCGATCTGATCGGCCGGGACCGCGTCGGAGTGCGGGTCAAGCACAACGTGGCGGCGCTCGAGCGGGCGGACATCAAGACCCGGTATGCGGCCTACGGCCAGGGCATCAAGGACGGCTGGCTGCTGCGGAATGAAGCACGCGGCTGGGAGGACCTGGACGAGATCCCAGGCCTCAGCGAGCCGCTGCAGCCGCTGAACATGGCAACGCCTGGCAGCGAGGGCGATCAGCAGGACGATGCTCTGGACGCTGGAGGCCAGCCGACGAAGGGCCGCCGCCCTTTCGGCGCCAGGGCCTTCATTCCGAATCAGCCCCGCGGGGCTGACGGGCGCTGGGTCAGCAGCGGGAGCAACCCCCGGCAGATCAAGCGCTTCCACAATCGCGCCAAGCGCAGCCGTAGGGCCGGCAAGGTCAGCGTCCACATGGTGGGGCTGGTCAGCTCGGCCAACGCCGCCAACGTCCTGGCAGCGACCGGCCTGACCGTCGTCGGCCTGCGGCGGACCATGGGCAGCGACAATGTGCTGCATGCCCTGCGTCAGCATGGCGATCGGGTGAAGGAAAGCCGCCGGGGCCAAGTGGCCATCACCGCGGCCGATCTGGGGCGGGTGCCTCGTATCGTCGCGGCGGCAACGCGGATTGAGCGAGGCAAGAATGCCGCCAGCGGCCCGAGCTATGTCTACACGGCCCGGCTTGGCCGCTTCGAGTACACCTATGTGGAGCAGCTGCGGCGCGGCCAGGGAACCGTCACCTTCAAGACGCTGTGGAAGCGGCGAATTTGA
- a CDS encoding helix-turn-helix transcriptional regulator, with protein MDLRTFLDQHSVGPTAFARQIGVGLSTLYRYMAKERIPRREVMLRITKATGGSVTSNDFFYAECVNGSPEPSLPPAQGRTE; from the coding sequence ATGGACCTGCGCACCTTTCTCGACCAGCATTCCGTTGGCCCGACCGCCTTCGCGCGGCAGATCGGCGTGGGTCTCTCGACCCTGTACCGGTACATGGCCAAGGAGCGAATCCCCCGCCGTGAGGTGATGCTTCGGATCACCAAGGCGACGGGCGGTTCGGTCACGTCCAACGATTTCTTTTATGCGGAGTGCGTCAACGGTTCGCCTGAGCCGTCGCTTCCGCCCGCTCAAGGTCGGACGGAGTGA
- a CDS encoding DUF1376 domain-containing protein, whose protein sequence is MPLDVVRLIDSDLFALSTGDEFKAAVALWCKAFLQRPAGSLPDDDRILAHLSAAGARWAKVKEMALRGWVLCADGRLYHPVVAEKVVDAWQARLSQRARTEAARAAKAARKADHTSVKPGAGGVSSRPVTGPLAASVASSVTDDVTSSKGEGRESKGIEEREDSPLRYESSPPNPPQAGGTPELFEPEALEARSGRIGGDAAGRAARRKGFDDARMMAVVEAWNDSVQGRMPKAHGLAKKGRRELIAKALDRSGGKVGALRDLFLACAASPHHRGENEREWAASLDWLLNPRIRDEKAEAWGVDWSQGAEDSQPEAPAPMFNGFGGMH, encoded by the coding sequence ATGCCCCTCGATGTGGTGCGCCTGATCGACAGCGACCTCTTCGCGCTTTCCACCGGGGACGAGTTCAAGGCGGCCGTGGCGCTCTGGTGCAAAGCCTTCCTGCAGAGGCCCGCCGGCAGCCTGCCGGACGATGACCGCATCCTGGCCCATCTGAGCGCCGCCGGTGCGCGCTGGGCCAAGGTGAAGGAAATGGCGCTGCGCGGCTGGGTCCTCTGCGCAGACGGCCGTCTCTATCACCCCGTGGTGGCCGAGAAGGTCGTGGACGCTTGGCAGGCGCGCCTCTCCCAGCGTGCTCGGACCGAGGCGGCGCGCGCGGCCAAGGCGGCTCGCAAGGCTGACCACACCAGCGTCAAGCCGGGGGCAGGGGGTGTCTCCTCGCGTCCTGTGACAGGCCCGCTTGCTGCTTCTGTCGCAAGCTCTGTCACAGACGATGTGACAAGCTCCAAGGGAGAGGGAAGGGAGAGTAAAGGGATAGAAGAAAGAGAAGATTCTCCGCTTCGCTACGAATCTTCCCCCCCTAACCCCCCGCAAGCGGGGGGCACGCCGGAACTGTTCGAGCCTGAGGCGCTGGAAGCCCGCAGCGGCCGCATTGGCGGCGACGCTGCCGGGAGGGCAGCCCGTCGCAAGGGCTTCGACGACGCCCGAATGATGGCCGTGGTGGAGGCCTGGAACGACAGCGTGCAGGGGCGGATGCCGAAGGCGCACGGCTTGGCGAAAAAGGGCCGGCGAGAGCTGATCGCCAAAGCGCTCGACCGCAGCGGGGGCAAGGTCGGCGCGCTGCGGGACCTATTCCTGGCGTGCGCAGCCTCCCCCCACCATCGCGGCGAGAATGAGCGCGAGTGGGCAGCCTCCCTCGACTGGCTGCTGAACCCGCGCATCCGGGACGAGAAGGCCGAGGCTTGGGGCGTGGACTGGAGCCAGGGGGCCGAGGACAGCCAGCCCGAGGCGCCCGCGCCGATGTTCAACGGATTTGGAGGGATGCACTGA
- a CDS encoding XRE family transcriptional regulator, with product MPSDPSQILRVYREQAGLSQGRLAEAAGTSTQQISKLENGERRLSREWAMRLAPALNTTWWELLGVSSDVATGLVAEDRQKDADEATGRRLFRIRRSLRLSTDEVARRADVSPATIARIENGQATMTASLLGRLCEALGVEPRALLFDEPAPAKDVQTIPLPSGPAAVPSPLISDGVEYKGRFYASLPVYDVAVSAGPGAFNSDHAEPEGWHLLGLEHIRRVTRARFEDLALVRVSGDSMSPTLLNDDQILVDRSVHKVGRDGMYVIATGEEVQVKRIMRDWASKTLTVASDNPAYEPSRGVQEEDLVILGRVVWISRNVGG from the coding sequence ATGCCGTCTGACCCCAGCCAGATCCTCCGGGTGTACCGTGAACAGGCTGGCCTCTCCCAGGGGAGGCTGGCCGAAGCCGCCGGCACATCCACGCAGCAGATATCGAAGCTGGAAAACGGTGAGCGCCGCCTGAGCCGTGAGTGGGCAATGCGCCTTGCTCCCGCCCTCAACACGACTTGGTGGGAGCTTCTAGGAGTCTCCAGCGATGTGGCTACGGGGCTAGTCGCCGAAGATCGCCAGAAGGACGCAGACGAGGCGACCGGGCGCCGACTGTTCCGGATCCGCCGTTCGCTCCGCTTGTCTACGGATGAAGTCGCCAGGAGGGCCGACGTATCTCCCGCCACGATCGCAAGGATTGAGAACGGCCAGGCGACGATGACCGCGAGCCTGCTGGGCCGCCTCTGCGAGGCCCTCGGTGTCGAGCCGAGGGCGCTTCTCTTTGACGAGCCCGCACCCGCCAAGGATGTCCAGACCATCCCGTTGCCGTCCGGGCCCGCAGCGGTTCCCAGCCCACTTATAAGCGACGGCGTGGAATACAAAGGGCGCTTCTACGCCTCCCTGCCCGTCTATGACGTAGCGGTATCAGCCGGCCCAGGCGCCTTCAACTCTGACCATGCGGAGCCGGAAGGCTGGCACCTCCTCGGCCTGGAGCACATCCGCCGCGTCACCCGCGCCCGCTTCGAGGATTTGGCGCTGGTCCGCGTCTCCGGGGACAGCATGTCCCCGACCCTGCTGAACGATGACCAGATCCTAGTTGACCGTTCGGTGCACAAGGTCGGCCGAGACGGGATGTACGTCATCGCTACGGGCGAGGAGGTCCAGGTGAAGCGCATCATGCGCGACTGGGCGAGCAAGACCCTCACCGTCGCAAGCGACAACCCGGCCTATGAGCCCTCCCGCGGCGTGCAGGAGGAGGACCTCGTCATCCTCGGCCGGGTGGTGTGGATCAGCAGGAACGTAGGGGGATAA
- a CDS encoding HNH endonuclease, with protein MPGDPFYRSPFWRALRASALKRDGHRCTTPGCGSTKRLTVDHIVSRRAGGADTLPNLITRCQDCDNQVKEQAGARRGQGLPRARGCDASGRPLDPLHPWNAARKAG; from the coding sequence ATGCCGGGTGATCCCTTCTACCGCTCGCCCTTCTGGCGGGCCCTGAGGGCATCGGCCCTGAAGCGCGACGGCCACCGTTGCACCACCCCAGGCTGCGGTTCCACAAAGCGGCTGACGGTGGACCACATTGTCTCTCGCCGCGCCGGCGGGGCTGACACCCTGCCCAACCTCATCACCCGCTGCCAGGACTGCGACAACCAGGTCAAGGAACAGGCAGGGGCGAGGCGTGGACAGGGTCTGCCCAGGGCCCGGGGGTGCGACGCCTCCGGCCGACCTCTCGACCCTCTGCACCCATGGAACGCGGCCCGAAAGGCAGGATGA